One region of Cinclus cinclus chromosome 1, bCinCin1.1, whole genome shotgun sequence genomic DNA includes:
- the AZIN1 gene encoding antizyme inhibitor 1 isoform X1 produces MKGFLEDANYSIGLLDEGATLADVIDNCIYEHTHTGKKAFYVGDLGKLVRNNIQWRNVMAPIKPFYPVKCNSTPGVLEILGTLGVGFACSSKSEMALVQDLGISPENIIYTNPCKQASQIKYAAKAGINIMTCDNDIELKKISRNHPNAKLLLHIATEDITAGEEMNMKFGTTLKNCRHLMECAKELGVQIVGVKFHVSGSCKDLQTYIHAISDARCVFDMAEEFGFKMNMLDIGGGFTGSELQLEEVNHVIRPLLDVYFPKESGVNVIAEPGCYYVSSAFTLAVNVIAKKTVEYDKLLPSGVEQTRNDVEPVFTYYINDGVYGSFASKLSEKLNTIPEVHKKYKEDEPLFASSLWGPSCDELDQIVENCLLPELSVGDWLIFDNMGSGTLGEQSTFNDYQRPLIYYMMSFSDWDEMQDAGIVSDTLMKNFFFVPSCIQLSQEERFSTAA; encoded by the exons ATGAAAGGATTTCTTGAGGATGCAAATTACTCCATTGGTCTGTTGGATGAAGGAGCAACTCTTGCAGATGTTATTGACAACTGTATTTATGAACATACTCAT actggaaaaaaagccttttatgTTGGTGATCTTGGAAAGCTTGTAAGGAATAACATACAATGGCGGAATGTGATGGCACCAATAAAGCCATTTTATCCTGTAAAATGCAATTCTACTCCAGGTGTCCTCGAAATTCTGGGAACTCTTGGTGTTGGTTTTGCATGTTCCAGTAAA TCCGAAATGGCATTGGTACAAGACCTGGGCATTTCTCCTGAAAACATCATATACACAAATCCTTGCAAGCAGGCCTCTCAGATCAAGTATGCGGCAAAAGCTGGGATAAACATCATGACTTGTGACAATGATATTGAGCTGAAGAAAATTTCACGTAACCATCCAAACGCCAA GCTCTTACTGCACATTGCCACAGAAGACATTACTGCTGGTGAGGAGATGAATATGAAGTTTGGCACCACCCTGAAGAACTGTAGGCATCTCATGGAATGTGCTAAGGAGCTGGGAGTCCAAATAGTTGGTGTCAA atttcATGTTTCAGGCTCTTGCAAGGATCTGCAAACATACATTCATGCTATATCTGATGCTCGGTGTGTGTTTGACATGGCT GAAGAATTTGGCTTTAAGATGAACATGTTGGATATTGGTGGAGGCTTCACAGGTTCAGAACTTCAGCTGGAGGAG GTTAATCATGTCATCAGGCCATTGCTGGATGTCTACTTTCCTAAGGAATCTGGTGTTAATGTGATTGCAGAGCCTGGATGTTATTATGTTTCATCTGCGTTTACACTGGCAGTGAATGTCATTGCAAAGAAGACTGTTGAGTATGATAAACTTCTTCCTTCTGGAG TGGAGCAAACCAGGAATGATGTTGAACCGGTATTTACATATTACATAAATGATGGTGTTTATGGTTCTTTTGCAAGTAAATTATCTGAGAAACTGAATACTATCCCAGAGGTTCACAAG AAATACAAGGAAGATGAGCCTCTGTTTGCAAGCAGCCTTTGGGGTCCATCCTGTGATGAGCTTGATCAAATTGTGGAAAACTGTCTTCTTCCTGAGTTGAGCGTTGGAGATTGGCTGATCTTTGACAATATGGGTTCTGGTACCTTAGGTGAACAGTCTACCTTTAATGACTACCAGAGGCCACTGATTTACTACATGATGTCTTTCAGTGATTG GGATGAGATGCAGGATGCTGGAATCGTTTCAGACACATTGATGAAGAACTTCTTCTTTGTGCCTTCGTGCATTCAGCTGAGCCAGGAAGAACGCTTTTCCACTGCAGCTTAA
- the AZIN1 gene encoding antizyme inhibitor 1 isoform X2 has product MAPIKPFYPVKCNSTPGVLEILGTLGVGFACSSKSEMALVQDLGISPENIIYTNPCKQASQIKYAAKAGINIMTCDNDIELKKISRNHPNAKLLLHIATEDITAGEEMNMKFGTTLKNCRHLMECAKELGVQIVGVKFHVSGSCKDLQTYIHAISDARCVFDMAEEFGFKMNMLDIGGGFTGSELQLEEVNHVIRPLLDVYFPKESGVNVIAEPGCYYVSSAFTLAVNVIAKKTVEYDKLLPSGVEQTRNDVEPVFTYYINDGVYGSFASKLSEKLNTIPEVHKKYKEDEPLFASSLWGPSCDELDQIVENCLLPELSVGDWLIFDNMGSGTLGEQSTFNDYQRPLIYYMMSFSDWDEMQDAGIVSDTLMKNFFFVPSCIQLSQEERFSTAA; this is encoded by the exons ATGGCACCAATAAAGCCATTTTATCCTGTAAAATGCAATTCTACTCCAGGTGTCCTCGAAATTCTGGGAACTCTTGGTGTTGGTTTTGCATGTTCCAGTAAA TCCGAAATGGCATTGGTACAAGACCTGGGCATTTCTCCTGAAAACATCATATACACAAATCCTTGCAAGCAGGCCTCTCAGATCAAGTATGCGGCAAAAGCTGGGATAAACATCATGACTTGTGACAATGATATTGAGCTGAAGAAAATTTCACGTAACCATCCAAACGCCAA GCTCTTACTGCACATTGCCACAGAAGACATTACTGCTGGTGAGGAGATGAATATGAAGTTTGGCACCACCCTGAAGAACTGTAGGCATCTCATGGAATGTGCTAAGGAGCTGGGAGTCCAAATAGTTGGTGTCAA atttcATGTTTCAGGCTCTTGCAAGGATCTGCAAACATACATTCATGCTATATCTGATGCTCGGTGTGTGTTTGACATGGCT GAAGAATTTGGCTTTAAGATGAACATGTTGGATATTGGTGGAGGCTTCACAGGTTCAGAACTTCAGCTGGAGGAG GTTAATCATGTCATCAGGCCATTGCTGGATGTCTACTTTCCTAAGGAATCTGGTGTTAATGTGATTGCAGAGCCTGGATGTTATTATGTTTCATCTGCGTTTACACTGGCAGTGAATGTCATTGCAAAGAAGACTGTTGAGTATGATAAACTTCTTCCTTCTGGAG TGGAGCAAACCAGGAATGATGTTGAACCGGTATTTACATATTACATAAATGATGGTGTTTATGGTTCTTTTGCAAGTAAATTATCTGAGAAACTGAATACTATCCCAGAGGTTCACAAG AAATACAAGGAAGATGAGCCTCTGTTTGCAAGCAGCCTTTGGGGTCCATCCTGTGATGAGCTTGATCAAATTGTGGAAAACTGTCTTCTTCCTGAGTTGAGCGTTGGAGATTGGCTGATCTTTGACAATATGGGTTCTGGTACCTTAGGTGAACAGTCTACCTTTAATGACTACCAGAGGCCACTGATTTACTACATGATGTCTTTCAGTGATTG GGATGAGATGCAGGATGCTGGAATCGTTTCAGACACATTGATGAAGAACTTCTTCTTTGTGCCTTCGTGCATTCAGCTGAGCCAGGAAGAACGCTTTTCCACTGCAGCTTAA